In the Fibrobacter succinogenes genome, CCGGTATAGTAAGCGCCGGAATAGTTTTTTTCTTTATCGCAGTCCGGGCCGTAATAAGCGCCCTTATCGTCAAAGAAGTTGCCAGTAAAGTCTGCTGCATTGATCACAGATGGACCGAGTAGCAAAGCGAGAGAGAGAGAGAAGATTGTTTTTTTCATATTCATGTTCCAAAATTACCCATTTTACGAGGATTTTTAACACTTTTTGGAAAAATATTAGTGTAATTGATTACAACAAAAACTTTGTAAAATATATTTGCTTTTTTGTGCAGTTATTGTTATATTTAGTGAACAGAAAAGCAAGTAAACAAGTGTATCGTTAAAATAAGGAATCTTTGTTTTCGCGGTTGTGAAAAGGCTAAGATATGGATTTACGGGAAAAGCTGGACATTCTAGGCGATGCCGCCAAGTATGACGTTTCGTGTTCGTCGAGCGGCTCCAAGCGCAACTCGCCCAAAGGCGGAATGGGCTGCGGGCACAGTTCAGGCATTTGCCACACATGGAGCGCCGATGGCCGCTGCATTTCGCTATTGAAAGTGCTTTTCAGCAATGCGTGCAAATACGATTGCGCCTATTGCGTCAACCGGCGGAGTAACGATATCCCGCGAGCGACTTTTACACCCAAGGAACTCATCAATCTCACTTTGGAATTTTACCGACGCAATTACATCGAAGGGCTATTCTTGAGTTCGGCGGTTATCGGTACGCCCGATTACACGATGGAACTTTTGATTAAGGTCGCAAAAGAATTGCGGCTGGTGCACCATTTTGGCGGATACATTCACTTGAAAGCGATTCCCGGAGCAAGTTCCAAGCTTTTGTTCGAGGCAGGGCTTTATGCCGACCGCAGTAGCGTGAACATCGAAATTCCATCCGACAAGCAATTGCAATACCTTGCGCCCGAAAAGAATTTTGCATCCATTTACCGCCCCATGAATTTTTTGGCAGAACGCAAATTGGAATATAAAGCGGATAAATCCAAGTATTCTCCCAAATTTTTGCCAGCAGGGCAAAGCACGCAAATGATTGTCGGAGCATCGGGGGAGACTGATTTCCAGATTCTCACGCTGTCGGCAGGCTTCTACAAGCAACAGCAAATGAAGCGTGTTTATTTTTCGGGCTATGTTCCCATCAACGCCGACAAGCGCTTGCCTGTGATTACAACAAAGCCACCGCTTTTGCGCGAACACAGGCTGTACCAAGCGGATTGGCTTATGCGTTTTTACAAGTTCGAATACAACGAAATCTTGGACGAAAAAAATCCATTCCTGGATCCGGATCTAGACCCGAAAGTGATGTGGGCACTCAGGCATCCGGAATGTTTCCCGGTCGATTTGCAAACCGCCGATTACGAAATGATTTTGCGCGTGCCGGGAATCGGAGTGAGGTCTGCCCAGCTCATTGTAAGCGGCAGGCGTTACAATAAAATCAGGCTGGAACATTTAAAGAAAATGGGAGTGGTTCTCAAGCGCGCGAAGTACTTCATTTACAACAATGAAGTTCCTCGTGAGCTCCATAAGCTTTACCCGGAAATGATTCGTCCGCTGCTCATTGCAGGCAAGCCCAAATCCGATCAACTGGATTTGTTCGATTCTATGCCCGCCGCATTACCATCACCGGCAACCAATCAGCCAATAACTCAACCAACAGCAAACTATCAGCCAATCGCGATGCCACCACCAAGAGCCGCGCAATCACCCCAAACATTGTCAATCGCAAGCAACTAACGCTCACATCGTCATCCTGAACGCGAATGCGTCAAGTCTCGCAACGTTCAAACAAATCCTATCAACCAACAACTAGCAACTAACAACTTCTAAGTTCTAAGCTCTAAGTTCCGCCAACTTCCTACTTCCCACTTCCTACTGCCTAGAAATTACTGGATCCTTCAGCCCTACAGGCTTCAGGATGACGTCCCTAAGTTCCGCCAACTTCCTACCGCCTACTTCCTACTTCCTACTTCCTACTTCCAACACCCCCATGTCCATCGCCATTCATTACGATTCTACTTTCGACGGTTTCCTGAGCGCGGTCTTCGAGATTTACCGCCAGCATCTCGACGTCACGAGCTTTGTAGCCGAGCGCTCTTACGAGGCTGAACACGAGGTTTCGTCTGACCTTTTTGCACAGCCGTTTCATATCGAAACATCCGAAGAATCAGCAAGGCGTCTCAAGCGTGCCATCACAAATGCCGCCAGCAAAGACGTTCTGAACCTGCTCGAAACATGCTTCCGCTCCGAAGACACGGGCATCGAGATGAACATTCTGGCATACTTGCGTAAGCTTTTTGCTGGCCTCGACCCGAATTACGGTCGCAATCCTTCGAGCCTCGAAATGATTCCGCTTATCACAATCGCGCGTTCTGTGCGTCGCGAAATGGACAACATGTACGGGATGGTGCGTTTCAACAAGGCCCCCGATGGAATGTACATCGCCGAGATCGAACCCAAGTACGACATTCTCGAAATGATTATCGGGCATTTCCGGTGCCGTTACCCCAACGGCACATGGGCGATTATCGATGTCAAACGAGGCTTTGGCGTGTACTACGAAAACTACAAAACACATTTTGTAACTGTACCCGATCCAAGTTACATTTCCGCGCATGCGCCTCCAGACGAATTTACACGCATGTGGAAGTCTTACTACGATACGATGGCAATCAAGGAGCGGCTCAACCCGCGCCTCCTTCGACGTTGCTTGCCCGTTCGCTACTGGAAGCATCTTCCGGAGCGTTCACTCCCGAATCCATCGCTTGGAACCATGGGGGAGGCGAGATTACGGCTTCCGTCTGCAGTCGCCAAGTCCAACTCCGTAGCTTCATTGATGCTGAAATAGCTGTTGTGGCATAAAAATTGCTTAATCCACACAGAATCGAGCGCTGAATTTTTTATATATGCGAAAAAAAAATTGGCTCTAAAAAAACATTTAGTTATATATTTATAATGGAATTAATGACTTTATGGAGAAAATAAAAGATATGAACGGCTCTTCTGTTAAACCGGGCTTTTTCGTTCAAGATTCTTTTCTGTATAGCAAGGACAACGAAAAGGTTGTTCTCCGTGGTGTTAACCACATGTTTATTTGGACTGATCGCGAAGGCAAGACAATCCCCGAAATTGCAAAAACTGGTGCAAACTGTGTAAGAATTGTTTGGAACACCCGCGGTCGAATCAGCGACCTCGACAATATCATTTCGCTTTGTATTGCAAACGGCATGATTCCAATTCCAGAAATCCACGACACGACTGGTAACTGGGACCGTTTGAGCGACGCTCTCGAATTTTGGCTCCGCGAAGAGACTCTCCAGATGATTTACAATCATCAGGAATACTTGATTTTGAACATCGGCAACGAACCTGGAGACAAGGCTCAGAGCGCCGATGAATTTTTCAATGCCTACAACATCATCGTGACCAAGCTCCGCGCCTCCGGTGTGCGAGTTCCAATCATGATTGATGCCGATGAATGGGGCCAGAACGAAAAGAACCTTTTGAACGTCGGTCCGAAACTTTTGCAAGCGGATCCCGAACACAATTTGATTTTCTCGATTCACATGTGGTGGCCTACCGAACGCCACAACCCAGTCGCTAGCGGCTACGAAACAGTCAAGGACCGCATCAAGGGTACGCTCGAAGAATCTATTAAGCGCAAAATTCCGCTGATTGTCGGTGAATTTGCACCGGTCGCTGCAGGTGGCGTCAGAGAAATTCCGTACAAGTATATCATGGCGGAATGCGAACGCTTGAACATTGGCTGGCTCGCCTGGAGCTGGGGACCGGGTAACTTCGACAGCCCCGAAATGGACATGACGGTGCACGGCTCCTACAATACGCTTGTGGGCTGGGGCAAGGAAATTGCAGTCGATAGCTCTCTTGGCATCCAGAATACCAGTGTCATCCCGAATTTCATCCAGAACAAGGACTTTACGACCGGCTCTCAGGGATCCGGTACGAACATCATTGAAAATGGCGACTTTATCGCCGAGGATCCTCTCAGCGGTTGGACAACCGACTTCTGGGGAGGCAAGGGCGAAGTCACCGTCAAGGATGGAGTTGTTCATTTCGACATTAAAAAGAGCGGCAAGGATTCCTGGAATCTCCAGTTCAAGCAACATTTTGCGCTCCACAAAGGCGTTACATACATTTTCAGCATGCGCGCCAAGGCCGACAAACCACGTACGCTCAACGTGAACATCAAGAAGGATTGCGAAAACTACACGCCGTATGCTAATGGTCGTATCCTCGACTTGAGCACTAGCTGGCAGAACTTCAGCTGGAAATTCACGATGAAGGAAGAAACCGATGTCGATGCAGTACTCATCTTCGACATGGGTGGCGTGCCGACATCCTGGAGTCTCGCCGATGTTTCGCTAGTTCATGCCCGCAGCGTTGCCGACCGCCTCAACAGAACGTTCCAGCGCAACGTGCAAAAGAATTCCGGCTACTTCAACGCCCCGAACGGTCCGTGGGAATTGCACCTATACTCGACCAACGGCACCTTGCTCGACATTCTCGACAAGGGCAAGGGTGGGGAAGGCATGCGCCAGTACCCCAAGATTGAACGCAGCGGAATCATGGTCATTAAGGACCTTGGCTAAACGCGTAACGTGTTTAGCTGCGCATCGCGCGCATTTCATAAACGTGCTTTTACGCATGAATTTTTCCAAAAATAAAAACGCGCAATCCTCTGGACTGCGCGTTTTTTAATCTTTTAAAAGAACGAATTATTCTTCATCGTCTTCCGGAATTACACCCGTTTCCTGAATCTTTTCGCATTCCATAACAAGCGTTGGAGCGAGTAACGGGATTGCGTTTGTCGTAGACGTGGTAGAAAAATTCTCCGTAATCACATTTCCGTTACAAGTCACAACAGCTCCATCGAAATCTTCGGTTGCTTCTGCTTTCGTTTTTGCGCATTCCTGGTCAATTATACTTTGTGGAACTTTGGGATCAAATTCAGCAATGGCCGACAATGAGAACACTTTGTTTTTATATGTTGCATCAATAGTCATTTTGACAGAATCTGGAGCAACAATAACCATGTTGAAAGCTTCATCCGTGTCTTTCGGAATCTCGCATGTAGCCTTGCCTTTTTCTGTATTTGATGGGGGCAATGCAGAACTAGAACTTTTGGGGAGAACGATTGCGGAACTTGACGAAACCTGCATAGAACTAGATGACATCATGTCCGCGGTCATTTTCATCACTTCGCAGAGCCTATTACTTGACTCGACAACATCATCTATTTTTTGACCATTTGCAGAATCTTTATACTTGACAGAAATGGTATTGCCTTCACAAGTGACGGTTGCATTTAAAGTTATCGAACCTTCCTTGCTTTCTTCGCACATATCTTCAATTACAGATTTTGGCGTATTTGAAGGATAGGTGGTTATGCTCTCCATTTCGACATCCGTCCCAACGAGGGTTATCTTCATTTTTATGTTTTCCGAGAGTGCGTTGGTAAAATCCAAAATGACAGCATTGTCCGAAACTTTTTGAACAGAACATGTAATGTCTGTAGGTAGAGTTACGTCTCCCCGTTCAATGGTCGAAGAACTAACAGCATTAACTTGGGATGATGAGCTGTTGCCTTGAACGATTTCAGCGCTAGAGAGACCTTGGCTTGATGAGGACTCAGCAATTGGACTAGGGATAGGAGCTGTGGAATTGTCTGTCGTGCAAGCCCAAAATACCAAAGATACGGCCGCTGACATCGATAAAATCTTTTTATTCATGAGAGTTCTTTTTTGGAAATTTGATTATGCTTTTGCGATTTTGAGGCCGTCGCTGAAAGCCTTGCCAACCTTTTCGCCAACAACGCGGTAGGCATGCGCCGCGGAGTCATAGGAAATCGGCTCGACTTTCCCAAGATCCACCTTGCCGTCATCGCCAAGAACGTTTTCATCAGCGCTGGTGTTCACGACTCTACCCACAATGTAGGTACTTCCGTCAAAATCCGGGCTGCATTCCTTGAGTTCGCATTCAAGCGTCAGCGGAAATTCTTCGAACATCGGCGCATCGACATGGGCGCTCTTGATCACATGCACACCTGCCTTTTCGACCTTGTTGGGCATTTTCTTGCCGCTCACCACACCGAAAAAGTCAGAAACCGTTGCGGTTTTGCGCGTGCCAAAACTTACCGTAAACGCCTTGCGGGCCTTAATATTCTCGGTCGTCTTGTGGTCTGAGCCAAGGCAAATCGAAATCTCGTCTTCTTCGCGCTGGCCGCCCCAAGCCGCATTCATGGCATTGGGAGTTCCGTCTTCGTTGTAAGTCGCGATAATAAGAACGGGTAGGGGAGTGATGATTGCTTTTTTGCCAAAATCTTTACGCATAAAAACCTCTTAACGAATAGCTTCTCGACATTCATTTTTGGCGCTCTCTAGAGCGGCTTCAAAACTGATATTGGTAGGTGCAACTTCTTTAATGTTTATAGAATGATCGCTGCAAACAATCTGGGCATTTTTTTCCTGAGCTTCTCGCTTGTTTTCATCACATTTCTGTTGAACGTATGCCGCAGGCACTTGAGGAGCATAAGAGAGGTCGTATTCGATATTCGCTAAATTACCAGCAATTGTCGTTGTTGTAGTCATTGTAACGTTTTCAGTCACAATCTCCATAATAAACGTATCATCCGAAATGGCATTGGCAGAACAACTAAGCACTTGCGGCCCCGAACCCGAAGCCGACGTGGAATTATCAGAACCACAACCGGAAAATACAAGAGCTGCCGCAGCAGAAATCAAGAAAGCCTTTTTGAGCATAAAACTCCTTCTTAAAAATAATCTTCCATAAAATATAAATCTTGTCAAGAAATAATTTCTATCACCAAAATTAATATTGCAATAATTTACAACAGAAATAAACTCAGAATATCATATAAATGGAATTTTTTGTACATTGTTCTTAACGAATTTATGAAACTCCTTAAAATTTTACCCATAATCGCCATTGCACTTCTCGCGGCGTGCAAATCAACCGTGCCACAGTCCGAAAGCCTGCTCGAAGAACGCGTTTCGACAGCACAAGAAAATAGTTCGAGTTCTTTAGAATTGCCTGTAAAAAGCGATAAAGATTCTACAGTTATTTTTGAACGTATAAAAAGCTACGTCTTTGATTCCGTTATGACGGACATGACTACAAACTTTACCGTTATGGAACATATTTGTTGTGGCGAAGTTCCATCTGATCTCTTATCATGGTGCGAAGTTAAATATGACAGTACGCAAATCCATTTAAACATGACAAGTCGTGATGAAACATATCAATTTAACTTGAAAATTGAAAATGGAATAGCGTTTGCCCAAAAAACATACAGCAATCTCGATCAGGAAAAAATAAAAGATTTATGCACCCAACACAAAAGCGACTCAACAAAGAAAAACGTTGCTTGCGAAAATAATGCTATAACATTCGCATTCAAAGATGACTTTAGTGGTTATGACTTACGTCAACTTGGTAAACAAGATTTTGAACTTAGATGTTTCTTAAAGACTATTGGAGAACGTTATAGCTGCGATATATGTAATTACGAATGAGATTAAAAAGTAAAACAGAACCAATGGTTCGCTTCTTTATCTTAGTTTACATAATCCGCATTATCGGAAATAATAATTTAGAAAGGGGAGTCAGGCTTGTTTCACATTAAAACACTTTTTTACGCTTTTAATTGGCACAGTATTTGCTAAATTTAGGTCGAAAATGTAAAACACCCGCCCGACGGGCGAATTTAAAGGAATTTTATTATCATGGCTGAAGAAAAGAATCCGGAACAGAATGTTGAACCGAACGATACTGAACGTGCTCAATTTGAACAGGATGTGCTGAAAGCCGCCCAGGATGCAATGAATCTCGAAGCCGAAGCCAATGCTTCGGCTAATTCCGCAACCGGCAACGACAACGCAAGCGCATCCCAGGAGTCCACCGAAAAAACTGCTGACGTCGAAGGTCAAAATGCTGAAGCGCCAAAGTCCGAAGAAAAAGCTGAAGAACAGCCGGCCGCACCTTCTGCCGAAGAAGTTTTAAAACAGCAACTTGCCGAAGCCAACGACCGCACCCTTCGCTTGATGGCTGAATTCGACAACTTCCGCCGCCGTAGCGCCAAGGAACAGCTCGAACTCATCGAAACCGCGAACGGCAAGCTTCTCGAAAAGCTCTCCGAAGTCCAGGATAATTTCGAACGCGCTTTCGCCAGCGAAAACAAGGCCAAGGACCTCGAAGCCTTCGAAAAAGGCATGCAGATGATTTACAATCAGTTCTCCAAGGTCCTCACGGATGCAGGCCTCGAACAAATCGACCCGACCGGCAAGGAATTCGACCCGAACCTCCACGAAGCACTGATGCAGCAGCCCAGCGAAACTATCCCGGAAGGTCACGTCGTCACCGTATTCCAGAAGGGTTACAAGCTCAAGAACAAAATCTTGAAGACCGCCAAGGTCATCGTCTCCTCCGGAAAGTAATGCTCATTCGACGAGCTCAGGGCAGGCTTCGGCCATCCTGAGTGAAGGGCTAAGCCCGAATTCGAAGGAACTCCCCCGTTTTTCTGCCTGCCACTCCCCCGTGCGCGGGCTTTTCTTATCCCCCCCCTTTGATAAAATGACAATAGAGATTTGAACGAGCGATTATCCGCAAACATTTTCCGTTATATCTTTATCCTTGGGTGTAGAAATTAACGAGGAATGGAGATCAAGATGTTTGGTAAAATCTTAACCGTTTCAGCTGTATTGGCGTGTGCTGCTTTTGCGCAGCATCCTATAATCACTACAAAATACACGGCGGACCCTGCCCCCTATGTGCACGGCGACACGGTGTACCTTTACACGACCCACGACGACGACAACGCCGACGGGTTCATGATGTACGATTGGTTGCTGTACACTTCCACCGACATGGTGAACTGGACCGATCACGGCGCGGTCGCATCGCTCGGCGATTTCAAGTGGTACAATTCCAATAACGGCGCATGGGCGGAACAGGTCATCGAGCGCGACGGCAAATGGTACATGTACTGCCCCATCCACGGTCACGGCATCTCGGTGCTCGTATCGGACAGCCCTTACGGCCCCTTCAAGGACCCGCTGAACGGCCAACTCGTGTGGCAACGCGAACACTGGAACGATATCGACCCTACCGTTTGGATTGACGACGACGGCCAAGCTTACATGTACTGGGGCAACCCGGAACTCTACATGATCAAGCTGAAAAAGGACATGATCCACACGGAAGGTTCCATCGTGACCTACCCCAAAATCAAGGACTACCAAGAAGGTCCGTGGTTCTACAAACATGGCAAGTATTATTATATGGCGTTCGCCTCCACTTGCTGCTCCGAGGGCATCGGGTACGCCATGAGCGACTCCCCCACTGGTCCGTGGAATTACAAGGGCGATATCATGCCGCATTCCCCGAAAAGCCGCGGCAACCACCCGGGCATCATCGACTACAAGGGAAAATCTTACGTTTTCGGCCTGAATTACCTGCTGTGGGCGGAATACCAAGCAAAAATCGGACAGGCCTACAAGCATGCGGAACGCCGCTCGGTCTCCGTGGCCGAGATGCACTACAATGCCGACGGGACTATCCAGAAAATTGACTTCTGGCCCGAAAATGGTGTAGCGCAAGTGGAAGATTTTGACCCGTACAAGCGCGTCGAAGCTGAAACAATGTCTTGGAGCGAAGGTGTCAAGAGCCGTAACGCCAAGGACGTGGGCAACGTCATCCTCACCAACATAGGTAACGGCGACTACACCAAGATTAGTGGCGTGGAATTCGGCGACGCAGGCGCAGAAAGTTTTTCTGCATCGGTGCTAAATGTCAAGAAGGCATCAAGTATCACGGTTCGCCTGGACAAGGTGGACGGCGAAATCATCGGCAAGGCGGAATTCTCCGCAGACGGTCTCGTGACGGTTTCGCTTACGGGCGCTGTCGGCAAGCACGACGTGTTCTTCGTGTTCACGGGCGATTTCGAGGCGGACTACTGGGAATTCGAGGACAGCAAAACGGCCATTCCGCAGAGCCCCTTCTGCAAGGCTAAACTTACCGACCCCGAAGCTAAATGCGACATTCCGGTTATAGGCGCAAGCGTCGAAGGCCCCGCCAACTTCATTGACTTCGAAAACTACGACGTGGGCGGTGCCGGCAAGGCCTACTACGACATGGATACCGAAAACCAAGGTAAAGAATACCGCGAAGACCGCGTGGATATCGTCGCCATGAAAGACAAATGCGGTGACGGCTTTGCCGTGGGCTACACCCAGAAAGGCGAATGGCTGGAATACACCGTCAATGTGGAAACAAGCGGAACCCTCCCCTTCGAACTCAGCTACGCCAGCGGCATGGACAACACGAGCATTCGCCTCTTCATGGACAATGAACCCATCACCGATACACTCTCGCTTTCTGGAACCGATGACTTCGATACATACGCTACGTACAAAGGCAAAACAACCAAGGAACTCACCAAGGGCGAACACGTGTTCAAAGTCTTAATTACAAGCGACTACGTGAACCTCGACTGGATTGCCTTTGGTAAAATTGAAGGCGATATTATGGACAAACGCAATGGCACCACGGGCATCTTGCCGAAATTTGCTTCGGATGCTGCAAACGCTTTCGCAAAAAACGCAGGTGTTTACAAGGTCTTTGACTTGATGGGCAATATGCTCGGCAAAGTCCGTCTAAACGCCGGAGCTTCGCAGACAGATATCAAGAACGGACTCAAAACCGCCGGCTTCGGGAGCGGAGTCTATGCCGTCCGGAATCCTGCTGGAAAGGCCCTGAAATTGCAAGTCGGGGAATAAACCCAACCTCCCCCGCATTTAAAAGCCCCGACCTCTCGTAACGATGGCCGGGGTTTTTAGTGTCAAAGTTTAATGCAATTTCTGTGGCGAATTAACTACATGCACAGAATGTCCAACATCTGTCGCGGCGTGACGACAATCGGATTTGCAGGAAAATGCTTGACGTTCCCCGTTACAAGATGCGTTTCGGCTGTTTTACCATGAGAAAGCGCAATGGAATAAAAGACAATGTCCTTGGGATCGGGCTTGGCTTCTGCAACAGTTTCCAAAGCATTTTCCATAACACCCAAGGATTCTATCTGGGATATGGTTTCTGAAATCAGCTCCGAAGAAAAACCGAATTTCGGCCTATTCAAAACATTGCGATACTCATTCAGAATTTCATCATTATATACAGGAACAACAAATCCATTGAAAACTGCCTGCAATACGACTCCAGGAACAGAGTTCCATTTCAGCAAAGCGGAAACAATGACATTCGTGTCAATGACCGCATAGTACTTCATCGACCGCTCCTGGCTGCATCAATTTCAGCATTGATCTCGTCTAGAGTCATATCGGCGGCCCCTGCTCTTTCAGCCTCGGCAGAAAGCTGGCGCATTACCATCGACATGCGACTTGCAACTGGATTTGCATTGTAGAAAGCGCGTCTGTCGGCGGCATAGGCGGGAGCCTTTGAGGACGCAACCTCGAAGGGAATCCTCTTCTCGCGCACAACGGCACGAGCAAAGACATTTATCGCCGTGGTCATCGACATGCCAAACTCTTCGCAAAGCTTGTCAAAGTCCTTTTTCAGGTTGTCATCCATTCGAATGCTAAAGGTAGTTTGTGACATAAAAGCAACCTTTTTTCTCTAAATATATATTAAAACACACCGAAATGCAACCTAAATAATGAGCTCAAAGGATCCTCCCTCGTGAGGATTTTTAATCAATTTATCTTAATTTTTTACTTGTAATTTTACTTAAAATTATATATTATTAAAATGGAGGTTGTTTATGCCCTGCATTTTACCAGTGTCTGATTTACGAAATTACAATGAAGTTCTTCAGAACGTGTCCGAAGAATCTCCCGTGTTCCTGACCAAAAACGGTCGGGGTTGCTATGTTGTCATAGACATCAAAGAATACGAACGGATGGTAGCGGCATTGAAATTCCAAAAGGCTCTTGCCGAGGGAGAACGATCTGCCGAACAGGGTGGCTGGCTTTCCGCTGCGGATGTGCGAAAGAAATACGAGGTGTAGATGCCCGTCATCATTTTTTCGCCAAAGGTCTCCGAGGATTTGGATTCAATCAAAGCGTATATAGAATCTGAATTGGGCAGTCCTCAAGCGGCAAATGAAAAGGTTCTTGAAATCCTTGATGCCATCGACAACCTTGCCATTTTTCCTGAAATAGGTCCATCCTTAAAAGGCAAAGTAGATTCATTGAGTCGATATCGATGTTTATCAGTATCGAACTGTATTGTTTTTTATCGAATTGAACTCGACAAGGTGCTTCACTCATAATCATCGACTCCGGTTATTTACAAAGATTACGCTCCGAAAGATCTGGGTCGACAACAATACAACCACCGGAAATGTCCGTATCAAAAATAATCTTTTCTCCTGCACGATGGTGCGGCAATCCCTTAAGCGGGGAATCAAATTCTATCCAATCATAAAAATTCAAGCGATTGGCATAGTACCTTTTTCCTCTCGGTACATATTTCCAGGTGCCCCGATTCGAATCCAAGCCATTGCCGTCCGCATAGACCTGCAAAAATGTAGAATCTGGGTAAAGCGTCACCGATTCAAAGCCATGCTCATGCGTTCGCTTATACGTTCCAACAAAATCTTCATCTTGGAAGCACTGGAATAATACAAAAATAACCAAAAGCGCCCCAAGGGAAATTTTCATGAATGCAGGCTTTTTCATTTTCTTGTAATATACTTTATAAAGAAAACAAGTGCGAATATCGCCGAACAAAAAACAGCACTACCAACAAACCAAGACACAAAAACAGTCGCTATTTCACCCCAAACAACACCTGATTCCGTATAAAATTCTCCCTGCGGATTGTTGGTAATGGCCGCATGCACCATAAAAATTCCAACCACAATAGATTGAATAAGGGTATAAAGCCCCGCGATAAATATGTACTCTTTCTTCGAATTCATAAAGAATTAATGCTTACAGTTCCAAGAACCTTCTGTATTCTTCGGCATCGGTGTTTTAATCACTACGGAAGAATCTAAAGGAAATATAAATACAACAGTATCATCACAAACACGTTCTTCTGGCGGTCCCTCGCAACTATATCGAGCCTTCATGTCCCTAAACTTTATTTTAAAAATAACCGTTTCACAAGAATCAGAGTCCGTCTCACAATAACGCTTGTAATCATTCCTATGCAAACGGCACATTGCACACTTACATGAATTGTCATCACAACATATTGTATCACGACCGTTCAAACGTTCCGCATAAATAACGGTCGAGTCTTTTGCCTTTATGTTTCTGTATTTAACTTGAAATACAATTTCGTTCGTATCAATTCCACACCACGTGTCAACATTAACTTTATCGAATCCTATACATTTTTCCGCCGTGCTCCTTGAAAACACAATGTAAGGCAGCAAATCATATCCGAGAAAGAAGTAATAATTTAAATCATCCTGAGCATAAATCCACCAGTCGCCAGAGCCGTTGTTCATTTGGTTCACTTCAAACCTGCACAAGCTGGATTCGTTCGGAATTATATATACCGGTTCAATCTTTGTCATATAGTAGTTGCCCACACAATTGAATCGAACAATCAAGAGAACGAACAATAGCACCGCAAGGGCGCCAAGGGAAATTATTATGGCTACAGTTTTTTTCATCTTCTATAAGATTATTTTTTCGGTATCGGCATCGTG is a window encoding:
- a CDS encoding type II toxin-antitoxin system prevent-host-death family antitoxin; translation: MPCILPVSDLRNYNEVLQNVSEESPVFLTKNGRGCYVVIDIKEYERMVAALKFQKALAEGERSAEQGGWLSAADVRKKYEV
- a CDS encoding type II toxin-antitoxin system RelE/ParE family toxin; the encoded protein is MPVIIFSPKVSEDLDSIKAYIESELGSPQAANEKVLEILDAIDNLAIFPEIGPSLKGKVDSLSRYRCLSVSNCIVFYRIELDKVLHS